In Stegostoma tigrinum isolate sSteTig4 chromosome 7, sSteTig4.hap1, whole genome shotgun sequence, one genomic interval encodes:
- the cflara gene encoding CASP8 and FADD-like apoptosis regulator a isoform X3, translated as MFKQCTQDIRPLALQIADKLSKDESATLVFLCFDVLKDYLNTGEVKELFDILSKRNLLRTELLNELLYRIKRFDVLKGLQVDVERLQTRLNSGKGYVTSYRQLLIDISENLSQEDLQSIFFLLRCQVPRGHQEAMKTFLDLIVELEKLGKVDANNLELVEDCLKTIGRIDLRKKVSKYKQVALGVHSVQNSTAYQNVVPVAAPCREHGSGREPFEQNQQESNWMPASASCNASQLSRQHVQSNCPTSLAASFEEQQSESMINPTVEFVQPPAAASAARQNGLEVYRVQSRPLGLCLIIDCIGTDADLLKETFEVLRFRVITHLYVELDHLKQILQETSQREDLATLDCFVCCIVSRGMTGSILAINGRSPGLLFEEIQQYFKGMSCRALVGKPRLFFVQDFLTASPDPDEVLETDAAQGNGEAVQADGRAWEEVIPQEADILWCCCRVSEHLILQAGQQPSAFMRTLSEYLREHRRSDLISMLTEVNRQTMLRNRLLAFEEPVPLVLRHTLRKKLILP; from the exons ATGTTCAAGCAGTGTACTCAAGATATCAGACCACTGGCTTTGCAAATAGCTGACAAACTGTCGAAGGATGAAAGTGCCACCTTAGTATTTTTGTGCTTTGATGTCctcaaagattatttaaataCTGGGGAAGTGAAAGAGCTGTTTGACATCCTGTCCAAGCGGAACCTGCTGAGGACTGAGCTCCTAAATGAACTGCTTTATCGAATAAAGAGATTCGATGTTTTGAAAGGATTGCAAGTTGATGTGGAGCGTTTGCAGACACGTTTGAACAGTGGCAAAGGATATGTAACTTCGTACAG GCAGTTGTTGATAGACATCAGCGAGAATCTCTCTCAAGAAGATTTGCaatctattttctttttattacGTTGCCAAGTACCAAGAGGCCACCAGGAAGCAATGAAG ACCTTCTTAGATTTAATTGTTgaactggagaaacttggcaaggTTGATGCGAATAACTTGGAACTGGTGGAAGATTGTCTAAAGACCATTGGGAGAATAGATCTGAGAAAGAAGGTTTCTAAATACAAACAAGTGG CTTTGGGAGTTCATTCCGTGCAAAATTCCACTGCATATCAGAATGTTGTCCCAGTCGCTGCTCCCTGTCGAGAGCACGGTTCTGGCCGTGAGCCATTTGAACAAAATCAG CAGGAGAGCAATTGGATGCCAGCATCTGCAAGCTGCAACGCCAGTCAATTATCAAGACAACATGTTCAATCAAACTGTCCAACATCATTAGCGGCCTCAT TTGAAGAGCAACAATCAGAGTCAATGATTAACCCAACAGTTGAGTTTGTCCAGCCTCCTGCAGCAGCGAGTGCAGCACGACAG AATGGGTTGGAGGTGTACAGGGTACAGAGTAGACCGCTCGGTCTGTGTTTAATCATCGATTGTATTGGAActgatgcag ATTTACTGAAGGAAACATTTGAGGTTCTCCGGTTCCGAGTCATCACTCACTTGTACGTCGAGCTGGACCATCTGAAGCAGATCCTGCAGGAAACCTCCCAGCGCGAGGACCTGGCCACGCTCGACTGTTTCGTGTGTTGCATCGTGAGCCGGGGGAtgacaggcagcatcctggccaTCAATGGACGAAGCCCTGGCCTCTTGTTTGAAGAAATCCAGCAGTACTTCAAAGGGATGAGCTGTCGGGCCCTGGTGGGGAAGCCCAGGCTTTTCTTCGTGCAGGATTTCCTCACAGCCTCGCCTGACCCTGACGAGGTTTTAGAGACTGATGCCGCTCAGGGTAACGGAGAGGCAGTTCAGGCTGATGGTCGTGCCTGGGAGGAAGTAATCCCACAGGAAGCAGACATCCTGTGGTGTTGCTGCAGGGTGTCTGAGCATCTGATCCTCCAGGCGGGCCAACAACCGTCAGCTTTTATGCGCACGCTGTCGGAGTATCTACGGGAGCACCGCAG gAGTGATTTGATATCGATGCTAACAGAGGTGAACAGACAAACAATGCTGAGAAACCGTCTACTGGCTTTTGAAGAGCCTGTACCTCTGGTCCTCCGCCACACCCTGAGGAAAAAACTCATCTTGCCCTGA
- the cflara gene encoding CASP8 and FADD-like apoptosis regulator a isoform X2 — MFKQCTQDIRPLALQIADKLSKDESATLVFLCFDVLKDYLNTGEVKELFDILSKRNLLRTELLNELLYRIKRFDVLKGLQVDVERLQTRLNSGKGYVTSYRQLLIDISENLSQEDLQSIFFLLRCQVPRGHQEAMKTFLDLIVELEKLGKVDANNLELVEDCLKTIGRIDLRKKVSKYKQVALGVHSVQNSTAYQNVVPVAAPCREHGSGREPFEQNQESNWMPASASCNASQLSRQHVQSNCPTSLAASFEEQQSESMINPTVEFVQPPAAASAARQLCSVLQNGLEVYRVQSRPLGLCLIIDCIGTDADLLKETFEVLRFRVITHLYVELDHLKQILQETSQREDLATLDCFVCCIVSRGMTGSILAINGRSPGLLFEEIQQYFKGMSCRALVGKPRLFFVQDFLTASPDPDEVLETDAAQGNGEAVQADGRAWEEVIPQEADILWCCCRVSEHLILQAGQQPSAFMRTLSEYLREHRRSDLISMLTEVNRQTMLRNRLLAFEEPVPLVLRHTLRKKLILP, encoded by the exons ATGTTCAAGCAGTGTACTCAAGATATCAGACCACTGGCTTTGCAAATAGCTGACAAACTGTCGAAGGATGAAAGTGCCACCTTAGTATTTTTGTGCTTTGATGTCctcaaagattatttaaataCTGGGGAAGTGAAAGAGCTGTTTGACATCCTGTCCAAGCGGAACCTGCTGAGGACTGAGCTCCTAAATGAACTGCTTTATCGAATAAAGAGATTCGATGTTTTGAAAGGATTGCAAGTTGATGTGGAGCGTTTGCAGACACGTTTGAACAGTGGCAAAGGATATGTAACTTCGTACAG GCAGTTGTTGATAGACATCAGCGAGAATCTCTCTCAAGAAGATTTGCaatctattttctttttattacGTTGCCAAGTACCAAGAGGCCACCAGGAAGCAATGAAG ACCTTCTTAGATTTAATTGTTgaactggagaaacttggcaaggTTGATGCGAATAACTTGGAACTGGTGGAAGATTGTCTAAAGACCATTGGGAGAATAGATCTGAGAAAGAAGGTTTCTAAATACAAACAAGTGG CTTTGGGAGTTCATTCCGTGCAAAATTCCACTGCATATCAGAATGTTGTCCCAGTCGCTGCTCCCTGTCGAGAGCACGGTTCTGGCCGTGAGCCATTTGAACAAAATCAG GAGAGCAATTGGATGCCAGCATCTGCAAGCTGCAACGCCAGTCAATTATCAAGACAACATGTTCAATCAAACTGTCCAACATCATTAGCGGCCTCAT TTGAAGAGCAACAATCAGAGTCAATGATTAACCCAACAGTTGAGTTTGTCCAGCCTCCTGCAGCAGCGAGTGCAGCACGACAG TTGTGTTCTGTGTTACAGAATGGGTTGGAGGTGTACAGGGTACAGAGTAGACCGCTCGGTCTGTGTTTAATCATCGATTGTATTGGAActgatgcag ATTTACTGAAGGAAACATTTGAGGTTCTCCGGTTCCGAGTCATCACTCACTTGTACGTCGAGCTGGACCATCTGAAGCAGATCCTGCAGGAAACCTCCCAGCGCGAGGACCTGGCCACGCTCGACTGTTTCGTGTGTTGCATCGTGAGCCGGGGGAtgacaggcagcatcctggccaTCAATGGACGAAGCCCTGGCCTCTTGTTTGAAGAAATCCAGCAGTACTTCAAAGGGATGAGCTGTCGGGCCCTGGTGGGGAAGCCCAGGCTTTTCTTCGTGCAGGATTTCCTCACAGCCTCGCCTGACCCTGACGAGGTTTTAGAGACTGATGCCGCTCAGGGTAACGGAGAGGCAGTTCAGGCTGATGGTCGTGCCTGGGAGGAAGTAATCCCACAGGAAGCAGACATCCTGTGGTGTTGCTGCAGGGTGTCTGAGCATCTGATCCTCCAGGCGGGCCAACAACCGTCAGCTTTTATGCGCACGCTGTCGGAGTATCTACGGGAGCACCGCAG gAGTGATTTGATATCGATGCTAACAGAGGTGAACAGACAAACAATGCTGAGAAACCGTCTACTGGCTTTTGAAGAGCCTGTACCTCTGGTCCTCCGCCACACCCTGAGGAAAAAACTCATCTTGCCCTGA
- the cflara gene encoding CASP8 and FADD-like apoptosis regulator a isoform X1 — translation MFKQCTQDIRPLALQIADKLSKDESATLVFLCFDVLKDYLNTGEVKELFDILSKRNLLRTELLNELLYRIKRFDVLKGLQVDVERLQTRLNSGKGYVTSYRQLLIDISENLSQEDLQSIFFLLRCQVPRGHQEAMKTFLDLIVELEKLGKVDANNLELVEDCLKTIGRIDLRKKVSKYKQVALGVHSVQNSTAYQNVVPVAAPCREHGSGREPFEQNQQESNWMPASASCNASQLSRQHVQSNCPTSLAASFEEQQSESMINPTVEFVQPPAAASAARQLCSVLQNGLEVYRVQSRPLGLCLIIDCIGTDADLLKETFEVLRFRVITHLYVELDHLKQILQETSQREDLATLDCFVCCIVSRGMTGSILAINGRSPGLLFEEIQQYFKGMSCRALVGKPRLFFVQDFLTASPDPDEVLETDAAQGNGEAVQADGRAWEEVIPQEADILWCCCRVSEHLILQAGQQPSAFMRTLSEYLREHRRSDLISMLTEVNRQTMLRNRLLAFEEPVPLVLRHTLRKKLILP, via the exons ATGTTCAAGCAGTGTACTCAAGATATCAGACCACTGGCTTTGCAAATAGCTGACAAACTGTCGAAGGATGAAAGTGCCACCTTAGTATTTTTGTGCTTTGATGTCctcaaagattatttaaataCTGGGGAAGTGAAAGAGCTGTTTGACATCCTGTCCAAGCGGAACCTGCTGAGGACTGAGCTCCTAAATGAACTGCTTTATCGAATAAAGAGATTCGATGTTTTGAAAGGATTGCAAGTTGATGTGGAGCGTTTGCAGACACGTTTGAACAGTGGCAAAGGATATGTAACTTCGTACAG GCAGTTGTTGATAGACATCAGCGAGAATCTCTCTCAAGAAGATTTGCaatctattttctttttattacGTTGCCAAGTACCAAGAGGCCACCAGGAAGCAATGAAG ACCTTCTTAGATTTAATTGTTgaactggagaaacttggcaaggTTGATGCGAATAACTTGGAACTGGTGGAAGATTGTCTAAAGACCATTGGGAGAATAGATCTGAGAAAGAAGGTTTCTAAATACAAACAAGTGG CTTTGGGAGTTCATTCCGTGCAAAATTCCACTGCATATCAGAATGTTGTCCCAGTCGCTGCTCCCTGTCGAGAGCACGGTTCTGGCCGTGAGCCATTTGAACAAAATCAG CAGGAGAGCAATTGGATGCCAGCATCTGCAAGCTGCAACGCCAGTCAATTATCAAGACAACATGTTCAATCAAACTGTCCAACATCATTAGCGGCCTCAT TTGAAGAGCAACAATCAGAGTCAATGATTAACCCAACAGTTGAGTTTGTCCAGCCTCCTGCAGCAGCGAGTGCAGCACGACAG TTGTGTTCTGTGTTACAGAATGGGTTGGAGGTGTACAGGGTACAGAGTAGACCGCTCGGTCTGTGTTTAATCATCGATTGTATTGGAActgatgcag ATTTACTGAAGGAAACATTTGAGGTTCTCCGGTTCCGAGTCATCACTCACTTGTACGTCGAGCTGGACCATCTGAAGCAGATCCTGCAGGAAACCTCCCAGCGCGAGGACCTGGCCACGCTCGACTGTTTCGTGTGTTGCATCGTGAGCCGGGGGAtgacaggcagcatcctggccaTCAATGGACGAAGCCCTGGCCTCTTGTTTGAAGAAATCCAGCAGTACTTCAAAGGGATGAGCTGTCGGGCCCTGGTGGGGAAGCCCAGGCTTTTCTTCGTGCAGGATTTCCTCACAGCCTCGCCTGACCCTGACGAGGTTTTAGAGACTGATGCCGCTCAGGGTAACGGAGAGGCAGTTCAGGCTGATGGTCGTGCCTGGGAGGAAGTAATCCCACAGGAAGCAGACATCCTGTGGTGTTGCTGCAGGGTGTCTGAGCATCTGATCCTCCAGGCGGGCCAACAACCGTCAGCTTTTATGCGCACGCTGTCGGAGTATCTACGGGAGCACCGCAG gAGTGATTTGATATCGATGCTAACAGAGGTGAACAGACAAACAATGCTGAGAAACCGTCTACTGGCTTTTGAAGAGCCTGTACCTCTGGTCCTCCGCCACACCCTGAGGAAAAAACTCATCTTGCCCTGA